A part of Patagioenas fasciata isolate bPatFas1 chromosome 30, bPatFas1.hap1, whole genome shotgun sequence genomic DNA contains:
- the LOC136112862 gene encoding olfactory receptor 14A16-like translates to MALVFPREVSPNLSLSFPPCTGPHAHRQQMSNSSSITQFLLLAFTDTRELQLLHFWLFLGIYLAALLGNGLIITTIAWDQHLHTPMYFFLLNLSLLDLGSISTIVPRSMANSLWNTRVISFQGCTAQLFLFIFLITAEYCLLTIMSYDRYVAICKPLHYGTLLGSRACVHMAAAAWATGFLTALLHTANTFSLPLCKGNALDQFFCEIPQILKLSCSHSYLREAGLLVISVCLAFGCFVFIVLSYVQIFRAVLRIPSEQGRHKAFSTCLPHLAVVSLFLCTGVFADLKPSSISSPSLDLVVSVLYSVVPPAVNPLIYSMRNQELKDALRKLMAGLFYEAINCSSASA, encoded by the coding sequence atggctttggtttttcccagagaagtctcccctaacttgtcactgtcttttcctccttgcacaggtcctcatgcccacaggcagcaaatgtccaacagcagctccatcacccagttcctcctcctggcattcacagacacacgggagctgcagctcttgcacttctggctcttcctgggcatctacctggctgccctcctgggcaacggcctcatcatcaccaccatagcctgggaccagcacctccacacccccatgtacttcttcctgctcaacctctccctcctcgacctgggctctatctccaccattgtccccaggtccatggcaaattccctctgGAACACAAGGGTCATTTCCTTTCAAGGGTGTACAGCACAGCTCTTTTTGTTTATCTTCCTGATCACAGCAGAATATtgtctgctcaccatcatgtcctatgaccgctacgttgccatctgcaaacccctgcactacgggaccctcctgggcagcagagcttgtgtccacatggcagcagctgcctgggccactgggtttctcactgccctgctgcacacggccaatacattttcactgccactgtgcaagggcaatgccctggaccagttcttctgtgaaatcccccagatcctcaagctctcctgctcacactcctacctcagggaagctgggcttcttgtgatcagtgtctgtttagcatttgggtgttttgttttcattgttctgtcctatgtgcagatcttcagggccgtgctgaggatcccctctgagcagggacggcacaaagccttttccacctgcctccctcacctggctgtggtctccctgttcctctgcactggtgtgtttgccGACCTGAAGCCctcttccatctcctccccatccctggacctggtggtgtctgttctgtactcagtggtgcctccagcagtgaaccccctcatctacagcatgaggaaccaggagctcaaggatgccctgaggaaactgatggctggattatTTTATGAAGCAATAAACTGCTCATCAGCTTCTGCATAA